One stretch of Aquimarina sp. Aq107 DNA includes these proteins:
- a CDS encoding Crp/Fnr family transcriptional regulator produces MNESIIYQELINFISKWVNLSETDIKALQSKLSLENYDKGDIIIKQEQICKSVKFVISGIYRVYQLKDGKEITSYFNYTSRNPIVASFVSLLKEQPSNEIIECILPGTVISIDYTQWKSLYEISQSLNTFGRLMAEFNYLLAIERIESLQYQNASDRYESFIKLYPDLLNRIPHHYIASYLGITPESLSRIRKTAVRE; encoded by the coding sequence ATGAATGAATCTATAATATATCAAGAATTAATCAATTTTATTTCTAAGTGGGTCAATCTATCTGAAACAGATATCAAAGCACTCCAATCTAAACTTTCTTTAGAAAATTATGATAAAGGAGATATTATAATAAAACAAGAACAGATTTGTAAGTCTGTAAAATTTGTTATCTCAGGTATTTATAGAGTTTATCAACTAAAAGATGGTAAAGAAATTACTAGCTATTTTAACTATACATCACGAAATCCAATTGTTGCTTCATTTGTTAGCTTATTAAAAGAACAACCAAGTAACGAAATTATAGAATGTATACTACCAGGAACAGTAATATCTATAGACTATACACAATGGAAGTCTCTTTATGAAATCAGTCAATCACTAAATACTTTTGGAAGATTAATGGCTGAATTTAATTATTTATTAGCCATTGAACGAATAGAATCATTACAATACCAAAATGCATCAGATCGATATGAAAGTTTTATAAAATTGTATCCCGATCTCCTTAACCGTATACCGCATCATTATATTGCTTCGTACTTAGGAATAACACCAGAATCGTTAAGTCGTATTAGAAAAACTGCTGTTAGAGAATAA